The Anastrepha ludens isolate Willacy chromosome 2, idAnaLude1.1, whole genome shotgun sequence DNA window ctcaaatttaattttgcaatgtAGTAGATGTGTAATAGTGTATATGTCTTTGTTGTTGGACTTGGTTTTTAATTCTAGTATAAACAGTGGCAAAGGTGATTTGGTAGTAGCGTGTAAGATGTTATGAATATTTGTAACCTCATGCCCAAGTTCACCTAATTCTTTTACAATTTCTCCTTTATCTGTGGAGTTGTGCAAGTTCCTCAGTATCACTTTAAATCCAGTTTACTTTCAAATTACTCACCTCGACAGACATCATTCATAGGTCCACCCTGAGCACATATCTGTGATGGCGTAATAATGATGGGATCGTTGAAGTTCTCACTGAATTTCGCATAGGTAATGGCGCACTCAGTTGTATTAACTATCGGCAAACTGAGGTAACGTACTCTTGGGCTACCTGTATCATTGCCTgaaatgttaatttaaaaaaatttatagctttcacaaaatcgaaatttttcaatcaaaaacaaaaaaaaaactaaatacataaaagaaataaataatttgtcacACAAATTAAATCAACTAATTTGTTCACGAAATAACGAaaagatttattaaattttaagtaaagCAAAGAGAAATCTCACCTTCCAAATCCGCTGTCCAGCCAAGCGCAATTCCAGGGCTGCCTATAAGCTCATCCCGCACAGAAGCAGATAGTTTCGGAGGTAAGCAAATGGGTGTATATTCTACACTCCGTATGTTTGTGTAAGGAGTATTAAGATGGTAAGcgtaaataattgaatttacagAAATGACTGCAATTTCAGCTCTCACTTACCATTTGCTTCGCCGATTATTTTTACTAACGCAATGTCATTGGCATACTTCGGCTGATCGTAGCTTGGATGTACGCGCACTTCGGCGATTTGATAAATACGTGTAGTGATGGAGCAATTAACATTGCTGTTGGCAGTGCAGTTAGGGGAAAGCGCCACACCACCAATGCGCACATGAGAGCTGAGGAGTAAATGTTACGATGAAAAAGAAACGGTTTTATTAACATATAATACTCGTAGTgagacatgtgtacatatgtaggtacacacaaatatatatagGTGTTTTGGGTACTCACAGCCGCAGATCGCTAACAAGGTTGACAACACAGTGCGCGGCTGTCAGGATGTGTGATTGACTTACAACCGAACCGGAACAGCGATAGCTTATGAAATTATTGGCTGAAAgagaattttagaaatttattgtAATACCTTAAACACAGGCGAATTCATTAAATGTGGTGGTTACTTAaggacaacaacaacattgtgtACATTAGAAAGTCGCGTTAAAGTAGAAAGTCAAGAAGTGATTTATTTAGGTAAAACAAATTACGCACTTTctcactattttatttatttatgtataaaaagtcttgaattaaaattcataaGGAAATTGCAATTTTCGAATTACAAATTTCaagttcaatttaattttgtgctGGCATCCGAAtgtacacggcgaaagaaatcAACAGATTAGCTGCTTTACTGCTACTACTtgtaatagattcgccttgctttaAACTTAAGTAAAATCAAGTAatgagtaattttttatataaatttatttaatggaatgccggaaatattttttatgtaactatttttattttttatttagatttacaacACAGGCTCACAAAattcaggtttttttttgtttatatgagccagatttcatatatatttttgtgcgCTGAACACCATTCTGGGCTCGCCTCGCACAGAATAGTTTCGAAAAAAGCGGGAGTAAAACCCTACTAAAAAGCGTTGATAAAAGTctgtgtgttcattttttcatccaaaaaTTAATGCGAAACTTGGAAGACATATTCCTATTTGTCCATGATAAGCTAGTATTGAAAACGAgcgaaatcggtcaataaccacGTCCCCCTCCAATAAAAcggtaactaaaaaaattaaaaatttgataaatgttgcaaaatgaatcactttgaaaaccaaaaaaccaaaaaattactcAAGTCTAATTTTGGAAAATGGACCGCGCCTTCTCCACTTTTAGATAAAAGCTTGTATTTCGACAACGGCTTAAAAACTCGTCCAAAATTAGATtccttatttctcaggaaagcgcagaaaagatggagtttCATTtcctcatgtgctatttcgaaaactgtttggccccagtacaatagacccAGGATGCAGAAAGTTCTGggaactccacgccattcaattttcaaactctttGCTGTGTTTACCGATCATTAGACGATCgccacacacgcggaaaagctaggtttatcatttaacctccattgcagaagctgaggggaactttcagagaaggaaactgttgagcactttttctgATTTGGCAGCTTGACGATTAAGTTCACTGGATGCTCCTTTCATCGACAGCTTGGGGCAGTTCGCTTatctacagtctgtgtcagaagaaaataaccggTTTCTTTCTTCTAACTTCGAGATATATTTCGttatgctttttgctgcataatagtctcactcaagggctacgacgccagtgctaactcaggtagTGTCCCGTAAACGCactcaaacaaaaatgagtgagacaTACGCGatgcgttttgaggcggtatttttatgcacgcattcgaaagggccgaaatttaCTTAcgactgcaaaagtaattaaaaaaacaaaaaagtttgtgctgatgacttttccgagcgcggtttgaagcgagtgacgacaaaaaagcaagataaagtgatcgtctaactttttaagcgggacccttctttgcgtctacgccaagcacgattagttcttgctaaaaagagaaaagatgtgagtatcaacaccaacGAACGTCGATtaaaggaggcgaacatatcctgccgtcccacatcatcaaaactactgctctcagaaaaacacattgagaagcaacaaaacaaaaaaatggcgtCACGCCTTTCCAGTCCCCAGATGCCAACCCCATTgtaaatgtgtggggaattatgaaaacgcatcttgtcgAAAAGATAGTCCACGATTTAAGCCCACTTGTGCGTCAAGTTTgcaaaatctggtcctctttgtcgacgagctgcGCAGataagctggttcaaagcataccgagaagatgtgaggctatactcgacaacgatggagactactgagcttattgagtaattgcgaggCATAGTTTTGTAcaacttttatgaaaaaaaaatttaaatatgtatcttactatatatacttcatgaataatcgcggttcctttttttctGACACCGACTGTAAATCCCATAaattttctccattacatcaacagctctggctggatgtagatatctgcctgttggagatctcataatggtatcgaaacgcgctttagtgctacttggggagtgccagaatggttcttcaaccatttcatttccattttgtTCCCTATCTGATTTAGATCCGGCTTCAATATTATTGAGTTCGGGATAAAACCCGCGccctttttttatatgttaagttTAAATTAATGCCTGTCTGATGTTACAAGTAACACATCTCATTTTCGATTCCAAATATGAACAGTCGgccccaaattaaattttactaaactaATTTTTACATAATGTTCGGTTCGGACCGAAATCAGCACtttcgtatttcttttttttttctttttgctttaatttttttctctttttccatTACAGAAAGCCCAGCAACTCGATATGGCTGGTACCGCAGGCGAAAGCGAACTCCAAGTAGCCGCTGAAGATGACAAACAAAGCCTGATGTCGAAACTAACAAATTCCATTTCATCTTTGACGAATAGAGAGGGCCGATTTCAATTAAGCGAAAGCAATTGGTCACTTTTCAAATGTACGCTCGTCTTCCTCTTCGGTGTTGTCTTGACCAAGAAGATGCAGAAGGTGgtcaatgaaattatgtgaagtCGCATTGTACATTTTCACTGAAATGAAAACAATTGAGTAAATAAAATGCTCACTCACTTTTGTTAATATAAGCTATGCGTGATATCCATGGATATATGCGTTCGCCACTTTGGCCGTCTATTTCCGGTATGCCACAACGCGCTGTGTTAACTTTGGACTGCTCCGTCGCCTTCACCCCAGGTTTTATTGTTGTAGTGGTTGTTTTAGTTGTTCTCGGTGTCTGTGTTGTTGTCGTAGTAGTTCTTTGCATTGGAAACTGAAATGGCCGATTCAAACGTCTGTCATCTGGATATATAACAGGGCCATCATTTATTGGCCTAAAAATAATGCGTGGATATTCCTCCCCCTCATCGTAATCGTTGCTATCGTCCACGCTATGGTGATCATGTTCGTGGTGATGAATGGATTTATGCTCGTCAAAGTGATGTCGCTGTGTATGTGGTTGCTTTGTAAAGTATTTATGGGGTAGGCCTCCACAGCCGCGTTCTATTTTAGTATCATCATTGTCCTGGAGCTCAACTGCTTCTTCGTAGAAAGAATGCGGAAAATTTCTTTCAGTTTTTGGATCCTTAAAATCAAATATATCTGTTTCTTCGTAAAAATCTTTTGATCGTCGTTTAGTTGATCGAGCATCTGAACTGGCTGCCAACAACTTTTCTGTGAACGCGCCAAAGCGTGTAGGTAATTCTACGCTGTCCCATACCCAGGCGTCGGGATCTGTTCTGCCGAATGTATCACTTTCAGTTGAATGCACGCGCGTCGCTATTTTGTGGTTAGCATAGGTGGTGGGACAGCAGACGAGCGGATCAAGACCGGCATAACCACAACCGGCACTCTGCACTATTTTGAATATCAAGTCAGCTTCATGTGGCCTGTGATT harbors:
- the LOC128855800 gene encoding spermosin, whose amino-acid sequence is MHRWNCLLILSTFYKLTNAIALPTGLPKCNCIPVKECEPIAYLLLNHRPHEADLIFKIVQSAGCGYAGLDPLVCCPTTYANHKIATRVHSTESDTFGRTDPDAWVWDSVELPTRFGAFTEKLLAASSDARSTKRRSKDFYEETDIFDFKDPKTERNFPHSFYEEAVELQDNDDTKIERGCGGLPHKYFTKQPHTQRHHFDEHKSIHHHEHDHHSVDDSNDYDEGEEYPRIIFRPINDGPVIYPDDRRLNRPFQFPMQRTTTTTTQTPRTTKTTTTTIKPGVKATEQSKVNTARCGIPEIDGQSGERIYPWISRIAYINKTNNFISYRCSGSVVSQSHILTAAHCVVNLVSDLRLSHVRIGGVALSPNCTANSNVNCSITTRIYQIAEVRVHPSYDQPKYANDIALVKIIGEANEYTPICLPPKLSASVRDELIGSPGIALGWTADLEGNDTGSPRVRYLSLPIVNTTECAITYAKFSENFNDPIIITPSQICAQGGPMNDVCRGDSGGPFMDEGSSGLINSSGRHSLLGIVAFGPTKCGMSNIPGVYTRVSSYLGWIIESISLR